One genomic region from Evansella sp. LMS18 encodes:
- a CDS encoding AAA family ATPase, with protein MNDLKTCLNTLESYLKARIPFISIRTSERSRALEIAAQLANKHNISVFFHTISQGTRDIVSNRLVNDDRSIMGGLDFANQRIAQQQNLTFIFTEVQDLEDDTPTARQFQDLAMFATETGGSIVVITNNSVWGPLQRLGMSITLAPPNEDEMLELIQDQIHPYRGEFPIEWGEEEEKKAAAILAGISQIEAENVIATLLANGAIRNEDLKELMHAKDRIFADISGIERVHVREDYQVGGLEGLKKWLGANEKLLTADLRDRGIRPPRGILLVGVPGCGKSLSAKAIASQWNLPLYRLDLSTIHGQYLGQSEGRLKEALSTADHVAPCVLWIDEIEKGLAGATGGGDGGTSTRLVGQFLYWLQESLARVFVVSTANDVSQLPPELLRRGRFDELFFVDLPNKKEREEIIRIYIKKGLKREIDADLMERLVQISDGFAGADLEAAVRDVVKQAYINGDDSITDETFINYFENVVPLSQTSPEQIDQIRTWGRERAVPAGKAFDETQMDQASSLRRKGPRNVLV; from the coding sequence ATGAATGACTTAAAAACTTGTTTAAATACACTGGAAAGCTATTTAAAGGCGAGAATTCCTTTTATTTCTATACGCACATCTGAGCGCTCCAGGGCTTTGGAAATTGCTGCACAGCTTGCTAATAAACATAATATTTCCGTGTTTTTTCATACGATTTCCCAAGGTACAAGGGATATTGTTTCAAACAGGCTTGTAAATGATGACCGCTCCATCATGGGAGGATTGGACTTTGCCAATCAGAGAATCGCCCAGCAGCAGAACCTGACTTTTATTTTTACCGAAGTCCAGGATCTTGAAGATGATACGCCGACAGCAAGGCAGTTCCAGGACCTTGCGATGTTTGCAACAGAGACAGGGGGCAGTATCGTTGTTATAACAAACAACTCAGTCTGGGGGCCGCTGCAACGGCTGGGAATGTCCATCACTCTTGCTCCGCCGAATGAAGACGAAATGCTGGAACTGATTCAGGATCAGATCCACCCATACCGTGGTGAATTTCCAATTGAGTGGGGAGAAGAAGAAGAGAAAAAAGCTGCTGCGATACTGGCTGGGATCTCCCAGATAGAGGCGGAAAACGTCATTGCGACTTTGCTCGCAAACGGAGCTATCCGAAATGAAGACCTTAAAGAACTGATGCATGCAAAAGACCGTATTTTTGCAGATATATCTGGTATTGAAAGAGTCCATGTAAGAGAGGATTACCAGGTAGGCGGACTGGAAGGGCTGAAAAAGTGGCTCGGGGCTAATGAAAAGCTGCTTACTGCAGATCTGCGGGACCGGGGAATCCGCCCGCCCCGGGGTATTTTGCTGGTGGGTGTTCCAGGCTGCGGTAAATCCCTCTCAGCAAAAGCGATTGCGTCCCAGTGGAACTTGCCTTTGTATCGGTTAGATCTCTCGACAATTCACGGCCAGTACTTAGGGCAGAGTGAAGGAAGATTAAAAGAAGCACTTTCCACTGCAGATCATGTAGCTCCTTGTGTGCTCTGGATTGATGAAATCGAGAAGGGGCTTGCAGGTGCAACTGGCGGTGGCGATGGGGGAACATCCACCAGGCTTGTGGGTCAGTTTTTGTACTGGCTGCAGGAAAGCCTGGCACGTGTATTTGTTGTTTCCACTGCAAACGACGTTTCCCAGCTTCCGCCGGAATTACTCAGGCGCGGGCGTTTCGACGAATTGTTCTTTGTAGACCTTCCGAACAAAAAAGAACGTGAAGAAATTATCCGTATCTATATTAAAAAAGGATTGAAGCGTGAAATTGACGCAGATTTAATGGAGAGACTTGTACAGATATCTGACGGCTTTGCCGGAGCGGATCTGGAAGCAGCGGTGAGGGACGTTGTCAAACAGGCATATATTAATGGCGATGATTCCATTACTGACGAAACCTTTATTAACTACTTCGAAAACGTCGTTCCACTTTCCCAGACGAGCCCGGAACAGATTGACCAGATCAGAACATGGGGACGGGAAAGAGCTGTACCAGCAGGAAAAGCCTTTGATGAGACACAAATGGACCAGGCGAGCAGCCTGAGAAGAAAAGGCCCCAGGAATGTTTTGGTATAG
- a CDS encoding GntR family transcriptional regulator, with protein MDTKYSYVKSEIKSKILQGNILPHQKIGSETDLMKEYSVSRHTVRKAIGDLVVEGWIYKKQGAGTFCADRSAAVQQQERRTKNIAVITTYFSDYIFPAIIRGAQSYLSENGYQVTVFSTNNDHEQERRCLEDVLAQQFDGLIVEPTKSSQPNPNINYYLNIERLGIPYVMIHAYYEELEPIHIVMDDEEGGRQQTAHLIEQGHRHILGFFKNDDIQGKLRTKGFIKAHREAGLTLSPQNIINYTTETMREVPRQVLRNRLSGNGERPTAIVCYNDQLAVGLLDVLREKELSVPEDISIVGFDNSFLSIASEVKLTTIVHPQEEMGIQAANTLHQIIKNKESPIGEAKIRSITYKPTLKVRNSTRSIEVSPAVK; from the coding sequence ATGGATACAAAATACAGTTATGTAAAATCTGAAATAAAATCAAAAATCCTGCAGGGGAACATTCTGCCTCACCAGAAAATTGGTTCTGAGACAGATTTAATGAAAGAGTATTCTGTGAGCCGCCACACCGTTCGCAAAGCCATCGGGGATCTCGTGGTTGAAGGCTGGATTTATAAAAAGCAAGGTGCAGGCACTTTTTGTGCAGACCGTTCGGCAGCTGTACAGCAACAGGAAAGGCGAACTAAAAATATTGCAGTCATTACTACGTACTTTTCCGATTATATCTTCCCTGCGATCATTCGTGGTGCCCAAAGTTACCTGAGCGAAAACGGTTATCAGGTTACGGTGTTCAGTACAAATAATGATCACGAACAGGAAAGACGGTGTCTGGAAGATGTATTGGCCCAGCAGTTTGATGGCCTGATTGTGGAGCCGACAAAAAGTTCCCAGCCCAACCCGAATATTAATTATTATTTAAACATTGAACGGTTAGGGATTCCTTACGTCATGATTCATGCTTATTATGAAGAACTTGAACCCATTCATATTGTAATGGACGACGAGGAAGGCGGGCGCCAGCAGACAGCACACTTAATAGAGCAGGGACACCGGCACATTCTCGGTTTCTTCAAAAATGACGATATTCAGGGAAAGCTTCGTACAAAAGGCTTTATCAAAGCTCACAGGGAAGCGGGACTCACTTTAAGCCCTCAAAATATAATTAACTATACAACAGAAACGATGAGAGAAGTTCCCCGCCAGGTTTTAAGAAATAGACTGTCGGGAAACGGGGAGCGGCCTACAGCAATTGTTTGTTACAATGATCAGCTTGCTGTTGGGCTTCTCGATGTATTGCGTGAAAAGGAATTATCTGTTCCGGAAGACATCTCAATCGTTGGTTTTGATAACTCATTCCTGTCCATTGCTTCCGAGGTGAAGCTGACCACGATCGTTCACCCCCAGGAAGAAATGGGGATTCAGGCGGCTAACACTCTCCATCAAATTATTAAAAATAAGGAGTCACCTATTGGAGAGGCCAAAATACGATCCATCACTTACAAACCAACATTAAAAGTGAGGAACTCTACGAGGAGTATCGAAGTCTCTCCAGCAGTTAAGTAG
- the araD gene encoding L-ribulose-5-phosphate 4-epimerase, with the protein MDLQKLKQSVLEANLALPKYNLVTFTWGNVSGIDRESGRVVIKPSGVEYDKLTAEDLVVVDLEGNVLEGDLKPSSDTPTHVYLYKHFPDIGAVVHTHSPWATSWAQAGRGIEALGTTHGDYFYGEVPCTREMTEEEITEAYEKETGKVIVETFKKRGIDPMMIPSVLVHSHAPFNWGKDAGEAVHNAVVLEEVAKMAYHTYMLNPAAGKMDQNLLDKHFLRKHGKHAYYGQK; encoded by the coding sequence ATGGATTTACAAAAATTAAAACAGTCTGTTCTCGAAGCAAATCTTGCTTTGCCAAAATATAATCTTGTTACTTTCACATGGGGAAATGTAAGTGGTATAGACCGTGAGTCAGGCCGTGTAGTAATTAAACCGAGCGGTGTTGAGTATGACAAACTTACAGCAGAAGACCTTGTGGTAGTAGATTTAGAAGGAAATGTGCTGGAAGGGGATTTGAAACCTTCTTCTGATACGCCTACGCATGTTTACTTATATAAGCATTTCCCCGACATTGGAGCGGTAGTGCATACCCACTCGCCATGGGCCACATCCTGGGCCCAGGCAGGCCGGGGGATAGAAGCATTAGGTACCACCCACGGGGATTATTTCTACGGTGAAGTCCCGTGTACAAGGGAAATGACGGAGGAAGAAATAACAGAAGCCTATGAAAAGGAAACAGGAAAAGTTATCGTAGAAACATTTAAGAAGAGAGGGATCGATCCAATGATGATCCCTTCGGTGTTAGTTCACAGCCACGCTCCGTTCAACTGGGGGAAAGATGCTGGAGAAGCGGTCCATAATGCAGTTGTTCTGGAGGAAGTGGCTAAGATGGCTTACCACACGTATATGCTTAACCCGGCTGCAGGAAAAATGGACCAAAACTTACTGGATAAACATTTTCTGAGAAAGCACGGAAAGCACGCTTACTACGGGCAAAAATAA
- a CDS encoding ribulokinase, with protein sequence MGKYAIGIDYGTQSGRAVLVSLEDGREIADHVKEYTHGVMDDTLPNKEIKLGHEWALQHPQDYLEVVAETVPKVLEKSAINPEDVVGIGIDFTACTMLPITEEGTPLCALDEFKDNPHSWIKLWKHHASQPHANKINEIAENQGEKFLPRYGGRLSSEWMLAKSLQILEEAPEIYSEADKFVEATDWVIMQLTGNLLRNSCTAGYKSQWHKQEGYPSQEFFKAVHPDFADLIETKLRGDVVPLGTSAGGLTKEMAEITGLPAGLTVAVGNVDAHASMPAVGVVDEGKMVMAMGTSICHLVLGKAEVQVEGMCGVVEDGIIPGFYGYEAGQSAVGDIFAWYVDRSVPKYIFDEAEERGINVHSLLEEKASKLKPGESGLLALDWWNGNRSVLVDTQLTGMMLGYNLSTKPEEVYRALLEATAFGTRKIVDSFHNKGVAVNELYACGGLPQKNPLLMQIYADVTNRTIKVADSTQTPALGAAMFAALAAGKENGGYDDIVEAARNMGRVKDEIYQPIPENAEKYNEIYKEYDRLHEYFGRGENDVMKRLMKLR encoded by the coding sequence ATGGGGAAATACGCAATTGGTATAGACTATGGTACCCAATCAGGTCGAGCGGTACTCGTATCTTTGGAAGATGGCAGGGAAATCGCCGATCATGTTAAGGAATACACACATGGAGTAATGGATGATACGCTGCCGAACAAGGAAATTAAACTTGGCCATGAATGGGCTCTTCAGCATCCGCAGGATTATCTGGAAGTTGTTGCAGAAACTGTTCCGAAAGTTCTCGAGAAGTCAGCGATTAATCCGGAAGATGTTGTAGGTATTGGTATAGACTTCACAGCATGTACGATGCTGCCAATTACCGAAGAGGGAACGCCTTTATGCGCACTTGATGAATTTAAAGACAACCCTCACAGCTGGATAAAACTATGGAAACATCATGCGTCACAGCCGCATGCAAATAAAATAAATGAAATAGCTGAAAATCAGGGGGAGAAATTTCTCCCTCGTTATGGCGGAAGACTCTCTTCAGAATGGATGCTTGCAAAGTCTCTGCAAATTCTTGAGGAAGCACCGGAAATTTACTCAGAGGCAGACAAATTTGTGGAAGCTACAGACTGGGTTATCATGCAGCTTACAGGAAACCTGCTCCGAAACAGCTGTACTGCCGGTTATAAATCACAATGGCACAAGCAGGAGGGCTATCCATCACAGGAATTCTTTAAAGCTGTTCATCCTGATTTTGCCGATCTCATTGAGACAAAGCTCCGCGGTGACGTTGTTCCTCTTGGCACAAGTGCAGGAGGCCTTACAAAGGAAATGGCCGAAATTACAGGTCTGCCAGCTGGGCTCACTGTAGCAGTAGGAAATGTGGATGCTCATGCTTCTATGCCAGCAGTAGGGGTAGTTGACGAAGGTAAGATGGTAATGGCAATGGGTACCTCTATCTGCCACCTTGTTCTTGGAAAAGCAGAAGTTCAGGTGGAAGGTATGTGCGGGGTTGTTGAAGATGGCATCATCCCAGGGTTTTACGGCTATGAAGCGGGACAATCTGCTGTTGGTGATATTTTTGCATGGTATGTGGACCGTTCAGTCCCTAAATATATTTTTGACGAAGCAGAAGAAAGAGGAATAAATGTCCACTCTCTCCTTGAAGAGAAGGCATCTAAGCTGAAGCCAGGGGAAAGCGGACTGCTGGCACTGGACTGGTGGAATGGAAACCGCTCTGTTCTGGTAGATACTCAATTGACGGGTATGATGCTTGGGTATAACTTATCGACCAAGCCTGAGGAAGTTTACCGTGCACTATTGGAAGCAACGGCATTCGGCACACGCAAGATAGTGGATTCCTTCCATAATAAAGGAGTAGCTGTAAATGAGCTTTATGCATGTGGAGGACTCCCACAGAAGAATCCTCTTCTCATGCAGATTTATGCAGATGTTACGAATCGTACGATTAAGGTGGCAGACTCCACACAGACACCTGCCCTGGGGGCGGCTATGTTTGCAGCCCTTGCCGCAGGGAAGGAAAACGGAGGCTATGACGATATTGTTGAAGCTGCCAGAAACATGGGTAGAGTAAAGGATGAAATCTATCAGCCTATTCCTGAGAACGCAGAAAAATATAATGAGATCTATAAAGAATATGACCGTCTTCATGAGTACTTCGGCAGAGGTGAAAATGATGTGATGAAGCGGTTAATGAAATTACGGTAA
- the mmsA gene encoding multiple monosaccharide ABC transporter ATP-binding protein, with protein sequence MSGFILEMKHITKTFPGVKALDDVNLQVEQGSIHALIGENGAGKSTLMKVLSGVHPFGTYDGEIFYRDELCEFKSINESEEKGIVIIHQELALIPELSIAENIFLGNERAERGIINWNETILKTTELLKKVGLNINPQEKIKNIGVGQQQLVEIAKALSKDVELLILDEPTASLNEEDSANLLRLLKEFQGQGMTSILISHKLKELLSIADHITILRDGQTVSSMSMEKDEVTEAKIIKGMVGRDLANLYPERSAEIGDIYFEVKDWNAFHPLDAGRQILKDIHMNVRKGEVVGMAGLMGAGRTEFAMSVFGRSYGKKITGTVYKEGKEINVKTVDKAIDNGLAYVSENRKEYGLILMDSVRKNLTLANLSSITSKNLLDLHKEVKVAEDLRQKMNIKTPTIEQSTGNLSGGNQQKVVLGKWLNAEPEVLILDEPTRGIDVGAKFEIYKIINSLAESGKSIIVISSELPELLGICDRIYTINEGRITGEISAEEADQEKLMTYMTESGREEA encoded by the coding sequence GTGAGCGGGTTCATTCTGGAGATGAAGCATATAACAAAGACATTCCCGGGTGTAAAAGCACTAGACGATGTTAATTTGCAAGTTGAACAAGGGTCTATTCATGCGCTTATCGGTGAAAATGGTGCAGGTAAATCCACATTAATGAAAGTGTTAAGCGGGGTTCACCCTTTTGGAACATATGACGGAGAGATTTTTTACAGAGATGAACTATGCGAATTTAAGTCGATTAATGAAAGTGAAGAAAAAGGTATAGTTATCATTCATCAGGAACTGGCTTTAATCCCTGAATTATCAATTGCAGAAAATATATTTTTAGGCAATGAAAGAGCCGAAAGAGGAATTATTAACTGGAACGAAACAATTTTGAAAACTACTGAGCTATTAAAAAAGGTTGGTTTAAATATAAATCCCCAGGAAAAAATCAAAAACATTGGTGTCGGCCAGCAGCAACTGGTAGAGATAGCCAAGGCTTTATCGAAAGACGTAGAACTTCTTATTCTCGACGAACCTACTGCTTCTTTAAATGAAGAAGACAGCGCTAACTTGCTGAGGCTGCTTAAAGAGTTTCAGGGGCAGGGGATGACCTCGATTCTTATTTCCCACAAACTGAAAGAGCTCCTGTCTATTGCAGACCATATTACAATTCTCCGTGATGGACAGACGGTAAGCTCTATGTCCATGGAGAAGGATGAAGTGACCGAGGCAAAGATCATCAAAGGAATGGTTGGACGTGATCTGGCAAATCTTTATCCGGAAAGAAGTGCGGAAATCGGCGATATCTACTTTGAAGTGAAGGACTGGAATGCGTTCCACCCCCTGGATGCGGGCAGACAGATTTTAAAAGATATACATATGAATGTCCGAAAAGGTGAAGTTGTTGGTATGGCCGGCCTGATGGGCGCTGGGCGGACCGAGTTTGCAATGAGTGTGTTCGGCCGTTCTTATGGTAAAAAAATCACCGGTACGGTTTATAAAGAAGGCAAGGAAATCAATGTAAAAACAGTGGACAAAGCTATTGATAACGGGCTTGCCTACGTCTCTGAAAACAGAAAAGAATACGGGCTCATCCTTATGGACAGTGTCCGTAAGAATCTTACTCTTGCAAATCTGAGTTCCATTACATCAAAAAATCTGCTGGATCTTCATAAGGAAGTAAAGGTTGCTGAGGATTTAAGGCAAAAAATGAATATAAAAACACCGACGATAGAACAAAGCACAGGAAACTTAAGCGGTGGTAACCAGCAGAAAGTTGTTCTGGGAAAATGGCTTAACGCTGAACCTGAAGTATTAATTCTTGATGAACCAACACGGGGCATTGATGTTGGCGCTAAGTTTGAAATCTATAAAATTATCAATTCACTGGCGGAGTCAGGGAAATCAATCATTGTTATTTCATCTGAACTGCCAGAACTTCTCGGTATATGTGACAGAATTTACACCATAAATGAAGGACGGATTACTGGAGAAATTTCAGCAGAAGAAGCAGATCAGGAAAAACTAATGACCTATATGACCGAAAGCGGGAGGGAAGAAGCATGA
- the chvE gene encoding multiple monosaccharide ABC transporter substrate-binding protein: MKKLLMSLFSVSMLVTMAACGGDENADANGGTNNGGGDTEANGYKVGLALPTQSSERWVRDGENMAAEFEALGYEVDMQYGEDVVENQVAQIENMITQGADLLVIASIDGEALTSVLEMAEASDIPVIAYDRLIMNSEHVSYYATFDNFEVGVQQGSYIVESLGLDEGEEGPFNIELFAGSPDDNNAYFFWDGAMSVLDPYIDGGQLVVKSGQTEFEQGATLRWDGSLAQERMDNLLSAHYSDEDIDVVYSPFDGISRGVSSSLSSVGYGTDSKPMPIITGQDAELSSIKYIISGDQTQTIFKDTRELARQAVNMADAVLNGEEPEVNDTETYDNGAKVVPSYLLEPISVDVNNYEEVLVDTGYYDAEELE; the protein is encoded by the coding sequence ATGAAGAAATTATTGATGTCTCTTTTTTCTGTATCAATGCTGGTCACTATGGCTGCATGCGGCGGAGATGAAAATGCTGATGCAAACGGAGGTACAAACAACGGCGGAGGAGATACCGAGGCTAATGGCTATAAAGTAGGTCTTGCTCTTCCTACTCAATCATCTGAGCGCTGGGTTCGTGATGGGGAAAATATGGCGGCAGAATTCGAAGCTCTTGGTTACGAAGTTGATATGCAGTATGGAGAAGACGTTGTAGAGAACCAGGTTGCCCAGATCGAAAACATGATCACTCAAGGTGCGGATCTCCTTGTAATCGCTTCCATTGATGGGGAAGCACTAACAAGCGTACTTGAAATGGCGGAAGCTTCTGATATTCCGGTTATCGCATATGACCGTCTGATTATGAACAGTGAACATGTGAGCTATTATGCTACATTCGATAACTTTGAAGTAGGTGTTCAGCAAGGTAGTTATATTGTTGAAAGCCTTGGGCTTGATGAAGGAGAAGAAGGTCCTTTCAATATTGAACTTTTCGCAGGTTCTCCGGATGACAATAACGCATATTTCTTCTGGGATGGTGCAATGTCTGTGCTTGATCCGTATATTGACGGCGGACAGCTTGTTGTAAAAAGCGGACAGACAGAATTTGAGCAGGGTGCAACCCTTCGCTGGGACGGTTCTTTAGCTCAGGAACGTATGGACAACCTGTTAAGTGCTCATTACTCAGATGAAGACATCGATGTGGTTTATTCACCGTTTGATGGTATCAGCCGTGGTGTTTCTTCGTCTCTCAGCTCTGTAGGATACGGAACTGACAGCAAGCCAATGCCGATCATTACAGGGCAGGATGCGGAGTTGAGTTCTATTAAGTACATTATTTCCGGTGATCAGACACAGACAATTTTTAAAGATACTCGTGAACTTGCACGACAGGCTGTAAACATGGCAGATGCTGTACTGAACGGTGAAGAGCCTGAAGTAAATGATACGGAAACATATGACAACGGCGCTAAGGTAGTGCCATCTTATCTTCTTGAGCCAATCTCTGTAGATGTTAATAACTACGAGGAAGTTTTAGTAGATACCGGCTACTATGATGCTGAAGAATTAGAGTAA
- the araA gene encoding L-arabinose isomerase encodes MKKYTFWFITGSQHLYGKETLEQVEAQAREVSQGINEGTDNYQVVMKQVVTTSEEIRRIMVEANADDECAGVITWMHTFSPAKIWITGLKLLQKPLLHLHTQHNRDIPWNEIDMDFMNLNQSAHGDREFGFMVSRMNIERKVIVGYWGDPAVQNRVSEWMTTAAAHNENLNIRVARFGDNMRRVAVTDGDKVEAQVKFGWTIDGFGVGDLVEYINRFSDKEVQELINEYKEQYRISDEVLNDPEKTQRILEQARIELGLEAFLKEEGYNAFTTTFEDLHGMEQLPGLAAQRLMEKGYGFAGEGDWKTAGLLRLMKVMTNNEQTTFMEDYTYHFEPGKEMVLGSHMLEICPTVAEDRPEIQVHPLSIGGKADPARMVFNGMGGSAVNVSLVDLGHRFRLIISEVDAVVPTEETPKLPVAKLLWKPQPSLSTATEAWIYAGGAHHTVLSFKATTEQMLDWAKMSGIEAVVIDKNTSIHSFNNELKWNELVWGK; translated from the coding sequence ATGAAAAAGTATACATTTTGGTTCATTACAGGCAGTCAGCATTTATATGGAAAAGAAACATTAGAACAGGTGGAAGCCCAGGCTCGTGAGGTATCTCAGGGTATTAATGAAGGAACAGATAATTACCAGGTGGTGATGAAGCAGGTTGTTACTACTTCTGAGGAGATCCGCCGTATTATGGTAGAAGCAAACGCAGATGATGAGTGCGCAGGAGTTATCACGTGGATGCACACTTTCTCGCCGGCTAAAATCTGGATCACCGGATTGAAATTACTGCAGAAGCCTCTTCTTCACCTTCATACACAGCATAACCGGGATATACCGTGGAACGAGATTGATATGGACTTTATGAACCTTAATCAGTCAGCGCACGGAGACCGGGAATTTGGATTCATGGTATCACGGATGAATATTGAGAGAAAAGTAATTGTAGGTTACTGGGGTGACCCGGCTGTACAAAACCGTGTTTCAGAATGGATGACAACAGCTGCCGCGCATAATGAAAACTTAAATATTCGTGTTGCCCGTTTCGGTGATAACATGCGAAGAGTCGCTGTAACCGATGGTGACAAAGTGGAAGCTCAGGTGAAGTTCGGCTGGACAATAGACGGGTTTGGTGTTGGTGATTTAGTAGAATACATCAACCGTTTTTCGGATAAGGAAGTACAAGAGCTGATTAATGAATATAAGGAACAATATCGTATCTCAGATGAGGTATTGAATGATCCGGAAAAAACACAGCGTATTCTGGAACAGGCTCGAATTGAACTTGGACTAGAAGCATTTTTGAAGGAGGAAGGGTATAACGCCTTTACTACTACCTTTGAAGATTTACATGGTATGGAACAGCTCCCAGGCCTTGCTGCTCAGAGGCTGATGGAAAAAGGCTATGGTTTCGCCGGGGAAGGCGACTGGAAAACAGCAGGTCTGCTTCGCCTCATGAAAGTGATGACGAACAACGAGCAGACTACATTTATGGAAGATTACACTTATCACTTTGAGCCAGGTAAAGAAATGGTACTTGGATCCCACATGCTGGAAATCTGTCCGACAGTTGCGGAAGACAGGCCAGAAATTCAGGTTCACCCTCTTTCCATAGGCGGAAAAGCCGATCCTGCCAGAATGGTATTCAACGGAATGGGAGGATCAGCAGTAAATGTGAGTCTTGTTGACCTTGGCCATCGTTTCCGCCTGATAATCAGCGAAGTAGATGCAGTCGTTCCAACGGAAGAAACTCCTAAGCTGCCTGTCGCAAAATTATTATGGAAGCCGCAGCCGTCACTCAGCACGGCAACGGAAGCATGGATCTATGCTGGCGGAGCGCATCATACTGTCCTCTCATTTAAAGCAACTACCGAACAGATGCTGGACTGGGCGAAAATGTCAGGTATCGAGGCAGTTGTCATTGATAAAAACACAAGCATTCATTCTTTCAATAATGAATTAAAATGGAACGAACTTGTCTGGGGTAAGTAA
- the mmsB gene encoding multiple monosaccharide ABC transporter permease, producing MNTLKEAITNNVRRFGMIIALVGIALLFQILTGGALLTPLNITNIIMQNSYIIILAIGMMIVIITGEIDLSVGSVAAFVGAVAGVLLVTLDLPVYMGIILCLLLGAAIGAWQGFWVAYMNIPAFVVTLAGMLLFRGLTLVVLGGRTIAPFPGEFRTMSSAFLPDISAGELKLLTLLIGGAASLIYVIYELQQRRAANYYNFNTTPFALFVSKILIIILVINAFTFVLSQYQGLPVVALILIALVLGYTFVMNKTVLGRHIYAVGGNANAAKLSGVRTKKMKFLAFVNMGFLAALAGLVFASRLNAATPQAGQLFELDAIAAAVIGGASFTGGVGTIFGAIIGALVMGVLNNGMSLMGIGTDWQQAIKGLVLLGAVAFDVLSKNK from the coding sequence ATGAATACTTTAAAAGAAGCTATTACAAATAACGTACGCCGGTTTGGAATGATCATCGCCCTGGTTGGAATCGCTCTCTTATTTCAAATTTTAACAGGCGGCGCTTTATTAACTCCATTAAACATTACGAACATTATTATGCAAAACAGCTATATTATTATTCTTGCAATCGGAATGATGATAGTGATTATCACTGGCGAAATTGACCTGTCGGTAGGTTCGGTGGCAGCCTTTGTCGGTGCTGTTGCCGGTGTCCTTCTTGTAACACTTGATCTCCCTGTATACATGGGGATAATTCTTTGTTTACTCCTGGGGGCTGCGATTGGTGCATGGCAGGGATTCTGGGTAGCATACATGAATATTCCGGCCTTTGTAGTTACTCTTGCGGGGATGCTCCTGTTCAGGGGGTTAACATTAGTTGTTCTTGGTGGACGCACGATTGCCCCATTCCCAGGAGAGTTCAGAACGATGAGTTCTGCATTCCTTCCTGATATTTCAGCAGGGGAACTGAAGCTTCTTACATTATTAATTGGAGGAGCAGCTTCCTTAATTTACGTGATTTATGAACTGCAGCAGCGCAGGGCGGCAAATTACTATAATTTCAATACTACACCTTTTGCATTGTTTGTTAGTAAGATCCTCATCATCATACTGGTAATCAATGCCTTTACTTTCGTCTTATCACAATATCAGGGGCTCCCTGTGGTAGCTTTAATCTTAATCGCTCTTGTCCTTGGCTATACATTTGTTATGAACAAGACAGTGCTTGGCCGTCACATCTATGCAGTCGGCGGCAATGCGAATGCTGCCAAGTTATCAGGGGTTCGTACAAAGAAGATGAAATTCTTAGCTTTTGTAAATATGGGATTTTTAGCGGCACTTGCAGGTCTCGTATTTGCCTCCAGGCTGAACGCTGCAACACCACAGGCAGGGCAGCTGTTTGAGCTGGATGCCATCGCTGCCGCTGTTATTGGCGGAGCTTCCTTCACTGGCGGTGTTGGTACTATTTTCGGAGCCATCATTGGTGCCCTTGTAATGGGTGTACTAAATAACGGTATGAGTTTAATGGGAATAGGCACTGACTGGCAGCAGGCTATTAAAGGGCTTGTACTGCTTGGTGCTGTAGCCTTTGATGTGCTCAGTAAAAACAAGTAA